A single region of the Ascaphus truei isolate aAscTru1 chromosome 6, aAscTru1.hap1, whole genome shotgun sequence genome encodes:
- the LOC142496584 gene encoding lens fiber membrane intrinsic protein-like, protein MLCNNVLGIIGSCLGFILLLTGLLSDFWLVNFGENPFHMGLWQVCFRDHCMKVSSGAEYIDATRGLLIISTALLILGLLSSGIAFANFSLGRVTGPLAASILEFISAVFLLIGMSVFTGETASSVNQSSVNYQWSFYLSWAAVPILGFAAICHILAHKSSPTAGYEAI, encoded by the exons ATGCTGTGCAATAACGTTTTGGGAATTATCGGCTCATGTCTCGGCTTCATCCTGCTGCTCACGGGGCTGCTGTCCGATTTTTGGTTGGTGAATTTTGGCGAGAATCCGTTTCATATGGGACTCTGGCAGGTGTGCTTCAGAGACCACTGCATGAAAGTGTCCTCAGGAGCTG AGTATATTGATGCCACCCGGGGGCTCCTTATCATCTCCACTGCTTTGCTCATTCTTGGGTTGCTGTCCTCTGGTATTGCATTTGCCAACTTTTCCCTGGGCAGAGTCACCGGACCATTGGCAGCCAGCATCTTGGAATTCATATCAG CCGTCTTCCTTCTCATCGGAATGTCTGTATTCACTGGGGAGACTGCATCTTCGGTCAACCAGTCCTCCGTTAACTACCAGTGGTCTTTCTACCTGTCCTGGGCTGCGGTCCCCATCTTGGGCTTTGCAG CGATTTGCCACATCCTGGCCCACAAATCCTCACCCACGGCTGGATACGAAGCTATATGA